From a single Streptomyces rubradiris genomic region:
- a CDS encoding N,N-dimethylformamidase beta subunit family domain-containing protein, with amino-acid sequence MASDRIRRWESGALAHGVTDPFGQGPVPWLRGSEPYIDDFGKVMPWYVDACPQAAKETGRRAPAARTSTAGPRSADDVHLQIKGFTSTGAVAPGEAIDFHITVDPPQEFVVDIYRIGHYGGDGAAKITTSPRLSGIVQPPPLTADRTVSCHHWWLSWRLQVPSYWSIGAYVAVLTTHDGYRSHVPFTVRDSHPADLLLLLPDVTWQAYNLYPEDGHTGASLYHAWDADGRLLGEADAAVTVSFDRPYAGAGLPLHVGHAYDFIRWAERYGYDLAYADARDLHAGRIDPTRYRGLVFPGHDEYWSVPMRRAVEDARDRGTSLVFLSANTMYWQVELAPSPSGVPDRLLTCRKRKGPGRPALWREIDRPEQELIGIQYAGRVPEPHPLIVRNGGHWLWEATGAHEGDEIKGLVAGEADRYFPRTALPEHDGRILLAHSPYTDADGVRRHQETSLYRAPSGAWVFASGTFAWSPALDRPGHVDTRIQRATANLLDRICKRD; translated from the coding sequence ATGGCCTCGGACCGCATTCGCCGCTGGGAGTCCGGAGCACTCGCGCATGGCGTCACGGACCCCTTCGGCCAGGGCCCGGTGCCCTGGCTGCGCGGAAGTGAGCCGTACATCGACGACTTCGGCAAGGTGATGCCCTGGTACGTCGACGCCTGCCCGCAGGCGGCCAAGGAGACCGGCCGCCGCGCCCCGGCCGCCCGCACCTCCACCGCCGGGCCCCGCTCCGCCGACGACGTGCACCTCCAGATCAAGGGCTTCACCTCCACCGGCGCCGTCGCGCCCGGCGAGGCGATCGACTTCCACATCACGGTCGACCCGCCGCAGGAGTTCGTCGTGGACATCTACCGCATCGGCCACTACGGCGGCGACGGCGCGGCGAAGATCACCACCAGCCCCCGGCTCTCCGGCATCGTCCAGCCCCCGCCGCTGACCGCCGACCGCACGGTCTCCTGCCACCACTGGTGGCTGTCCTGGCGCCTCCAGGTGCCCTCCTACTGGAGCATCGGCGCCTACGTGGCCGTCCTGACCACGCACGACGGCTACCGCTCCCACGTGCCCTTCACGGTCCGCGACAGCCACCCCGCCGACCTGCTCCTGCTGCTGCCCGACGTCACCTGGCAGGCGTACAACCTCTACCCGGAGGACGGCCACACCGGCGCCAGCCTCTACCACGCCTGGGACGCGGACGGCCGCCTCCTCGGCGAGGCCGACGCCGCCGTCACGGTCTCCTTCGACCGGCCGTACGCGGGCGCGGGCCTGCCCCTGCACGTCGGCCACGCCTACGACTTCATCCGCTGGGCCGAGCGCTACGGCTACGACCTCGCCTACGCCGACGCCCGCGACCTGCACGCCGGCCGGATCGACCCCACCCGCTACCGGGGCCTGGTCTTCCCGGGCCACGACGAGTACTGGTCGGTGCCGATGCGCCGGGCCGTCGAGGACGCCCGGGACCGGGGCACCTCACTGGTCTTCCTCTCCGCCAACACCATGTACTGGCAGGTGGAGCTGGCGCCGTCCCCGTCCGGTGTCCCGGACCGGCTGCTGACCTGCCGCAAGCGCAAGGGACCGGGGCGGCCGGCGCTCTGGCGCGAGATCGACCGGCCCGAACAGGAGCTGATCGGCATCCAGTACGCGGGCCGGGTCCCCGAGCCGCACCCGCTGATCGTGCGCAACGGCGGCCACTGGCTGTGGGAGGCGACCGGCGCGCACGAGGGCGACGAGATCAAGGGTCTGGTCGCCGGCGAGGCGGACCGCTACTTCCCGCGCACCGCGCTGCCCGAGCACGACGGGCGCATCCTGCTCGCCCACTCCCCCTACACCGACGCCGACGGCGTCCGCCGGCACCAGGAGACGTCCCTGTACCGCGCCCCCTCCGGCGCCTGGGTGTTCGCCTCCGGGACCTTCGCCTGGTCCCCGGCCCTGGACCGCCCCGGCCACGTGGACACCCGGATCCAGCGGGCCACGGCGAACCTGCTGGACCGCATCTGCAAACGCGACTGA
- a CDS encoding response regulator transcription factor: MSAPVRLLLADDEHLIRGALAALLSLEDDLLVVAEAASGPEALAMARAHAPDVAVLDLQMPGADGVKVATSLRAELPGCRVLIVTGHGRPGHLKRALAAGVRGFVPKTVSAQRLAEIIRTVHAGNRYVDPELAADAISAGDSPLTAREAEVLELAADGAPVAEIAERAALSPGTVRNYLSSAVTKLGAENRHAAVRLARERGWV; the protein is encoded by the coding sequence GTGAGCGCACCGGTACGGCTGTTGCTGGCCGACGACGAGCATCTGATCCGGGGCGCCCTGGCCGCGCTGCTGTCCCTGGAGGACGACCTGCTGGTCGTCGCGGAGGCGGCGAGCGGGCCCGAGGCGCTGGCCATGGCGCGGGCGCACGCACCCGACGTCGCCGTGCTGGATCTGCAGATGCCGGGCGCCGACGGTGTGAAGGTCGCCACATCCCTGCGCGCCGAACTGCCCGGCTGCCGGGTGCTGATCGTCACCGGGCACGGCCGCCCCGGGCATCTGAAACGGGCGCTCGCGGCCGGAGTGCGCGGGTTCGTCCCGAAGACCGTCAGCGCCCAGCGGCTCGCCGAGATCATCCGCACCGTGCACGCGGGAAACCGGTACGTCGACCCGGAGTTGGCCGCCGACGCGATCTCCGCCGGGGACTCCCCGCTGACCGCGCGGGAGGCCGAGGTGCTGGAGCTGGCCGCCGACGGGGCGCCGGTCGCGGAGATCGCCGAGCGGGCCGCGCTGTCGCCGGGGACCGTGCGGAACTACCTCTCCTCGGCGGTCACCAAGCTCGGCGCCGAGAACCGGCATGCGGCGGTGCGTCTCGCACGGGAGCGAGGTTGGGTATAG
- a CDS encoding phosphoribosylaminoimidazolesuccinocarboxamide synthase encodes MSGFVEKPEPIQVPGLVHLHTGKVRDLYQNEAGDLVMVASDRMSAYDWVLPTEIPDKGRVLTQLSLWWFDQLRDLAANHVIGTEVPEGAPADWAGRTLVCKSLKMVPVECVARGYLTGSGLAEYQESRTVCGLALPEGLVDGSELPAPIFTPATKAEVGEHDENVSYEEVARQVGAETAAQLRQATLAVYARARDIARDRGIILADTKFEFGFDGDTLVLADEVLTPDSSRFWPADTWQPGRAQPSYDKQFVRDWLTSPASGWDRRGEQPPPPLPEEVVAATRQKYLEAYERLTGTAWS; translated from the coding sequence GTGTCCGGATTCGTAGAAAAGCCCGAGCCGATCCAGGTTCCGGGCCTGGTGCACCTGCACACCGGAAAGGTGCGGGACCTGTACCAGAACGAGGCGGGCGACCTCGTGATGGTCGCCAGCGACCGCATGTCCGCCTACGACTGGGTGCTGCCCACCGAGATCCCCGACAAGGGCCGGGTCCTCACCCAGCTCTCCCTGTGGTGGTTCGACCAGCTCCGCGACCTCGCCGCGAACCACGTCATCGGCACCGAGGTGCCCGAGGGCGCCCCGGCCGACTGGGCAGGCCGGACGCTGGTGTGCAAGTCCCTGAAGATGGTCCCGGTGGAGTGCGTGGCCCGTGGCTACCTCACCGGCTCCGGCCTCGCCGAGTACCAGGAGTCCCGTACGGTCTGCGGCCTCGCCCTCCCCGAAGGCCTCGTCGACGGCTCCGAGCTGCCCGCCCCGATCTTTACCCCGGCCACCAAGGCCGAGGTCGGCGAGCACGACGAGAACGTCTCCTACGAGGAGGTGGCCCGGCAGGTCGGCGCGGAGACCGCCGCCCAGCTGCGCCAGGCCACGCTCGCCGTGTACGCGCGGGCCCGGGACATCGCCCGGGACCGGGGGATCATCCTGGCCGACACCAAGTTCGAGTTCGGCTTCGACGGCGACACGCTCGTCCTCGCCGACGAGGTCCTCACCCCGGACTCCTCCCGCTTCTGGCCGGCCGACACCTGGCAGCCGGGCCGCGCCCAGCCGTCGTACGACAAGCAGTTCGTGCGCGACTGGCTGACCTCGCCGGCGTCCGGCTGGGACCGCCGCGGCGAGCAGCCCCCGCCGCCGCTGCCCGAGGAGGTCGTGGCCGCGACTCGGCAGAAGTACCTGGAGGCGTACGAACGGCTGACCGGCACCGCCTGGTCGTAG